Proteins from one Rosa chinensis cultivar Old Blush chromosome 7, RchiOBHm-V2, whole genome shotgun sequence genomic window:
- the LOC112179683 gene encoding decapping 5-like protein isoform X2, translated as MATESGDPYIGSTISLISKYEIRYEGVLYFLSVQDSTIGLRNVKSYGTEGRKKDGPQVPPIDKVFEYILFRGSDIKDLQVKSPAPAQREEQIHNDDPAIIQSHYSGVPASSPPSALVGGKSLSGITQWQDTPALSTKSNTGVLPLYHSTTEVGPSGHAFSSQIATPPALSLPMYWQGYNGASLNMSQQPHHHMQSQSAISHQNKAPDHQASITIGLADTSAHVSLPSHSAPVNASQLNMPSLPSPGQDWNMRETQHFSKAISDPVPVLPVQSMPYPASSSVVSDAGPLLTPPPSLLTPDQLIPSRSHILSPLQKLYLDQKNMGAIPTPTSSSSLIPPPITQAPLLPLPTPQSQYSTTKFNEEFDFLAMNEKFKKDEVWGYLGKEKQRDETERVDDSGSGQSLDDKEGTKPAYNKDEFFDTISCNSLNRGARNGHRFSERMRTDSETFGNFQQRSNLGYGGDGPARGGNYPGPYQSGRGYGYGGRGRGGNMPTWW; from the exons ATGGCCACTGAATCCGGAGATCCTTACATCGGCAGCACCATAAGCCTAATCTCCAAGTACGAAATCCGTTACGAAGGGGTTCTCTACTTCCTCAGCGTCCAAGACTCCACCATTGGCCTCAGAAATG TTAAGTCATATGGAACAGAGGGGCGTAAAAAGGATGGGCCACAAGTTCCTCCAATTGATAAGGTGTTTGAGTACATTCTATTTAGAGGAAGCGACATTAAG GATTTGCAAGTTAAGTCTCCTGCACCTGCACAAAGAGAAGAACAGATTCACAATGATGATCCTGCCATTATACAG tcacACTATAGTGGGGTACCTGCAAGTTCTCCACCATCAGCACTGGTTGGTGGTAAAAGTTTGTCTGGAATAACTCAGTGGCAGGATACCCCTGCTTTGAGTACTAAAAGCAATACTGGTGTGTTGCCTTTATATCATTCTACAACTGAAGTTGGTCCATCAGGGCATGCTTTTTCTAGTCAAATCGCTACTCCTCCAGCACTTTCTTTGCCGATGTATTGGCAAGGATACAATGGGGCTTCACTGAATATGTCTCAACAGCCACATCACCATATGCAATCCCAGTCTGCAATCTCACACCAGAATAAGGCTCCTGACCATCAGGCATCTATAACTATTGGCTTGGCAGATACATCAGCTCAT GTATCTTTACCATCTCATTCCGCACCTGTGAATGCCAGTCAACTAAATATGCCTTCTTTACCTTCGCCTGGCCAAGACTGGAATATGAGGGAAACACAACATTTTAGTAAAGCCATTTCTGATCCAGTACCAGTTCTTCCTGTGCAGTCCATGCCATACCCTGCATCATCGTCTGTGGTTTCTGATGCAGGTCCGTTGCTAACCCCACCCCCATCTTTGTTAACTCCTGACCAATTGATACCATCTAGATCACACATACTATCTCCCTTGCAAAAACTCTACCTTGATCAGAAGAATATGGGTGCTATACCGACGCCAACTAGTTCTTCTTCCTTGATTCCTCCTCCTATAACTCAAGCACCATTGTTACCGTTGCCTACACCACAG TCTCAGTACTCGACTACTAAGTTCAATGAGGAGTTTGATTTTCTAGCCATGAATGAGAAGTTTAAGAAGGATGAAGTATGGGGCTACCttggaaaggaaaaacaaaggGATGAAACAGAGAGGGTGGATGACAGTGGATCTGGTCAAAGCTTGGATGACAAAGAAGGCACAAAG CCTGCATATAACAAGGATGAGTTCTTTGACACAATTTCATGTAATTCTCTTAACCGTGGAGCAAGAAATGGACATAGGTTTTCCGAGAGAATGAGGACCGATAGTGAG acaTTTGGCAATTTCCAGCAGAGATCTAATCTTGGTTATGGTGGTGACGGTCCTGCCCGTGGTGGTAATTACCCGGGCCCATATCAGTCGGGAAGGGGTTATGGTTATGGTGGTAGGGGCCGTGGTGGTAACATGCCCACGTGGTGGTAA
- the LOC112179683 gene encoding decapping 5-like protein isoform X1 gives MATESGDPYIGSTISLISKYEIRYEGVLYFLSVQDSTIGLRNVKSYGTEGRKKDGPQVPPIDKVFEYILFRGSDIKDLQVKSPAPAQREEQIHNDDPAIIQSHYSGVPASSPPSALVGGKSLSGITQWQDTPALSTKSNTGVLPLYHSTTEVGPSGHAFSSQIATPPALSLPMYWQGYNGASLNMSQQPHHHMQSQSAISHQNKAPDHQASITIGLADTSAHVSPAISSSTSTSVNLKFSPPLTSVKYSSALDMPSSLATQVSLPSHSAPVNASQLNMPSLPSPGQDWNMRETQHFSKAISDPVPVLPVQSMPYPASSSVVSDAGPLLTPPPSLLTPDQLIPSRSHILSPLQKLYLDQKNMGAIPTPTSSSSLIPPPITQAPLLPLPTPQSQYSTTKFNEEFDFLAMNEKFKKDEVWGYLGKEKQRDETERVDDSGSGQSLDDKEGTKPAYNKDEFFDTISCNSLNRGARNGHRFSERMRTDSETFGNFQQRSNLGYGGDGPARGGNYPGPYQSGRGYGYGGRGRGGNMPTWW, from the exons ATGGCCACTGAATCCGGAGATCCTTACATCGGCAGCACCATAAGCCTAATCTCCAAGTACGAAATCCGTTACGAAGGGGTTCTCTACTTCCTCAGCGTCCAAGACTCCACCATTGGCCTCAGAAATG TTAAGTCATATGGAACAGAGGGGCGTAAAAAGGATGGGCCACAAGTTCCTCCAATTGATAAGGTGTTTGAGTACATTCTATTTAGAGGAAGCGACATTAAG GATTTGCAAGTTAAGTCTCCTGCACCTGCACAAAGAGAAGAACAGATTCACAATGATGATCCTGCCATTATACAG tcacACTATAGTGGGGTACCTGCAAGTTCTCCACCATCAGCACTGGTTGGTGGTAAAAGTTTGTCTGGAATAACTCAGTGGCAGGATACCCCTGCTTTGAGTACTAAAAGCAATACTGGTGTGTTGCCTTTATATCATTCTACAACTGAAGTTGGTCCATCAGGGCATGCTTTTTCTAGTCAAATCGCTACTCCTCCAGCACTTTCTTTGCCGATGTATTGGCAAGGATACAATGGGGCTTCACTGAATATGTCTCAACAGCCACATCACCATATGCAATCCCAGTCTGCAATCTCACACCAGAATAAGGCTCCTGACCATCAGGCATCTATAACTATTGGCTTGGCAGATACATCAGCTCATGTTAGCCCTGCAATCTCCTCTTCTACATCAACTTCTGTAAATCTAAAGTTTTCTCCCCCTCTAACCTCTGTAAAGTACTCTTCTGCTCTTGATATGCCTTCATCCTTGGCCACACAGGTATCTTTACCATCTCATTCCGCACCTGTGAATGCCAGTCAACTAAATATGCCTTCTTTACCTTCGCCTGGCCAAGACTGGAATATGAGGGAAACACAACATTTTAGTAAAGCCATTTCTGATCCAGTACCAGTTCTTCCTGTGCAGTCCATGCCATACCCTGCATCATCGTCTGTGGTTTCTGATGCAGGTCCGTTGCTAACCCCACCCCCATCTTTGTTAACTCCTGACCAATTGATACCATCTAGATCACACATACTATCTCCCTTGCAAAAACTCTACCTTGATCAGAAGAATATGGGTGCTATACCGACGCCAACTAGTTCTTCTTCCTTGATTCCTCCTCCTATAACTCAAGCACCATTGTTACCGTTGCCTACACCACAG TCTCAGTACTCGACTACTAAGTTCAATGAGGAGTTTGATTTTCTAGCCATGAATGAGAAGTTTAAGAAGGATGAAGTATGGGGCTACCttggaaaggaaaaacaaaggGATGAAACAGAGAGGGTGGATGACAGTGGATCTGGTCAAAGCTTGGATGACAAAGAAGGCACAAAG CCTGCATATAACAAGGATGAGTTCTTTGACACAATTTCATGTAATTCTCTTAACCGTGGAGCAAGAAATGGACATAGGTTTTCCGAGAGAATGAGGACCGATAGTGAG acaTTTGGCAATTTCCAGCAGAGATCTAATCTTGGTTATGGTGGTGACGGTCCTGCCCGTGGTGGTAATTACCCGGGCCCATATCAGTCGGGAAGGGGTTATGGTTATGGTGGTAGGGGCCGTGGTGGTAACATGCCCACGTGGTGGTAA